A portion of the Streptomyces platensis genome contains these proteins:
- the hppD gene encoding 4-hydroxyphenylpyruvate dioxygenase, translated as MADTTMHPQTTTPGATRQADPFPVKGMDAVVFAVGNAKQAAHYYSTAFGMKRVAYSGPENGSRETASYVLESGGARFVFTSVIKPTTEWGHFLADHVAAHGDGVIDLAIEVPDARAAYEHAVAQGATGLIEPHDLKDEHGTVVLAAIATYGKTRHTLVERTGYDGPYLPGFAAVEPLVETGPRRFQAIDHCVGNVELGKMNEWVAFYNKVMGFTNMKEFVGDDIATEYSALMSKVVADGTLKVKFPINEPAIAKKKSQIDEYLEFFGGPGVQHIALATNDIVASVRAMRASGVEFLDTPDSYYDTLGEWAGETRVPVETLRELKILVDRDEDGYLLQIFTKPVQDRPTVFFEMIERHGSMGFGKGNFKALFEAIEREQERRGNL; from the coding sequence ATGGCAGACACCACGATGCACCCTCAGACCACCACCCCCGGCGCGACCCGGCAGGCGGACCCCTTCCCGGTCAAGGGGATGGACGCGGTCGTCTTCGCCGTCGGGAACGCCAAGCAGGCCGCGCACTACTACTCGACCGCCTTCGGCATGAAGCGCGTCGCCTACTCCGGTCCGGAGAACGGCAGCCGGGAGACCGCGAGTTATGTGCTCGAATCCGGCGGCGCCCGGTTCGTGTTCACCTCCGTCATCAAGCCCACCACCGAGTGGGGCCACTTCCTCGCCGACCATGTCGCGGCCCACGGCGACGGCGTCATCGACCTCGCCATCGAGGTCCCGGACGCCCGCGCCGCCTACGAGCACGCCGTCGCCCAGGGCGCCACCGGCCTGATCGAGCCGCACGACCTCAAGGACGAGCACGGCACCGTCGTCCTCGCGGCCATCGCCACCTACGGCAAGACCCGGCACACCCTCGTCGAGCGCACCGGTTACGACGGCCCCTACCTGCCCGGCTTCGCCGCCGTCGAGCCGCTGGTGGAGACCGGCCCGCGGCGCTTCCAGGCCATCGACCACTGCGTCGGCAACGTCGAACTCGGCAAGATGAACGAGTGGGTGGCCTTCTACAACAAGGTCATGGGCTTCACCAACATGAAGGAGTTCGTGGGCGACGACATCGCCACCGAATACAGCGCGCTGATGTCCAAGGTCGTCGCCGACGGCACGCTCAAGGTCAAGTTCCCGATCAACGAGCCCGCGATCGCGAAGAAGAAGTCGCAGATCGACGAGTACCTGGAGTTCTTCGGCGGCCCCGGCGTCCAGCACATCGCGCTGGCCACCAACGACATCGTCGCCAGCGTCCGGGCGATGCGCGCCTCCGGCGTGGAATTCCTGGACACCCCCGACTCCTACTACGACACCCTCGGCGAGTGGGCCGGCGAGACCCGGGTGCCGGTGGAGACGCTCCGCGAGCTGAAGATCCTGGTCGACCGGGACGAGGACGGCTACCTGCTCCAGATCTTCACCAAGCCGGTCCAGGACCGGCCGACCGTGTTCTTCGAGATGATCGAGCGGCACGGCTCCATGGGCTTCGGCAAGGGCAACTTCAAGGCCCTCTTCGAGGCGATCGAGCGGGAGCAGGAGCGGCGCGGCAATCTCTGA
- a CDS encoding Lrp/AsnC family transcriptional regulator encodes MAIDHLDGALLELLAEEPRIGVLEASRRLGVARGTVQARLDRLQSNGVIRGFGPEVDPAALGYPVTAFATLEIKQGQGNDVRAHLTTVPEVLELHTTTGHGDMLCRLVARSNADLQRVIDRVVGFDGIVRASTAIVMENPVPLRIIPLVKQASGD; translated from the coding sequence ATGGCGATCGATCATTTGGACGGGGCACTGCTGGAGCTGCTCGCCGAGGAGCCGCGGATCGGGGTGCTGGAGGCGTCCCGGCGGCTGGGGGTGGCGCGCGGCACGGTCCAGGCCCGGCTCGACCGGCTTCAGTCGAATGGAGTGATCCGGGGCTTCGGACCGGAGGTGGACCCGGCGGCGCTCGGCTATCCGGTGACCGCTTTTGCCACTCTGGAGATCAAACAGGGGCAAGGTAATGACGTACGCGCTCACTTGACGACCGTTCCCGAGGTGTTGGAACTGCATACAACGACGGGACATGGGGACATGCTGTGCAGGCTCGTCGCCCGTTCCAACGCCGATCTACAGCGGGTGATCGACCGGGTTGTGGGCTTTGATGGCATCGTGCGGGCCTCGACGGCAATCGTGATGGAAAATCCGGTTCCGTTGCGGATCATCCCGCTGGTGAAACAAGCATCGGGAGACTGA
- a CDS encoding ABC transporter permease — protein sequence MSFWEYVGTRHAQLLTDTYQHASAVFQCMVLATLLGVLIAVATYRSEWAGNLATTSTATILTIPSLALIGLLIPIVGLGVPPTVIALTLYGLLPVVRNAIVGLRGVDPDLVDAARGIGMSRTAQLFRVELPLAWPPILTGIRVATQMLMGIAAIAAFASGPGLGNEIFRGIASLGSANSLNQVLSGTLGIAILALLFDAAYVLIGRLTISRGIRA from the coding sequence GTGAGCTTCTGGGAGTACGTCGGCACCCGGCACGCCCAGCTGCTGACGGATACATATCAGCACGCCAGCGCGGTCTTCCAGTGCATGGTGCTCGCCACCTTGCTGGGGGTCCTGATCGCCGTGGCGACCTATCGCAGCGAGTGGGCGGGCAACCTCGCCACCACCTCGACCGCCACCATCCTGACCATCCCCTCCCTGGCCCTGATCGGTCTGCTGATCCCGATCGTCGGCCTCGGCGTCCCCCCGACGGTGATCGCCCTGACCCTGTACGGGCTGCTGCCGGTGGTCCGCAACGCCATCGTCGGGCTGCGCGGGGTGGACCCGGACCTGGTCGACGCGGCCAGGGGCATCGGGATGTCGCGCACCGCCCAGCTCTTCCGCGTCGAACTGCCGCTGGCCTGGCCGCCCATCCTCACCGGCATCCGGGTCGCCACTCAGATGCTGATGGGCATCGCCGCCATCGCCGCCTTCGCCTCCGGCCCCGGCCTGGGCAACGAGATCTTCCGCGGGATCGCCTCGCTGGGCAGCGCCAACTCCCTCAACCAGGTGCTCTCCGGCACCCTCGGGATCGCCATCCTCGCTCTTCTCTTCGACGCCGCATACGTCCTGATCGGACGCCTGACCATCTCCAGGGGGATCCGTGCCTGA
- a CDS encoding betaine/proline/choline family ABC transporter ATP-binding protein (Members of the family are the ATP-binding subunit of ABC transporters for substrates such as betaine, L-proline or other amino acids, choline, carnitine, etc. The substrate specificity is best determined from the substrate-binding subunit, rather than this subunit, as it interacts with the permease subunit and not with substrate directly.): MPETTETTPASGARIHLENLTKIYPGNPTPAVDNVNLEVKAGEIVIFVGPSGCGKSTCLKMINRLIEPTHGRIRIGDEDVTDMDPVKLRRKVGYAIQASGLFPHMTVAQNIGLVPKMIGWSKSRVRNRVEEMLDLVGLDPREFHGRYPRQLSGGQQQRVGVARALAADPPVLLMDEPFGAVDPITRDHLQDELIRLQHELHKTICFVTHDFDEAIKLGDRIAVLREQSHIAQFDTPEAILTNPTDDFVSGFVGAGAALKRLNLTRVRDVGVVEFPTAGLDDPLETIFDRLRSGSHNELLLLDRNGRPYKWLRRGDLARARESLARAGTLVQHTVSRDATLRDALEAVLTDSAGRAAVTGRRGEYIGVVDMATLMNNVHELLEADRLEAIEHQHQLQERRARQTQMEQEGLAGAGGPEGGPGGVV; the protein is encoded by the coding sequence GTGCCTGAGACGACTGAGACCACCCCGGCCTCCGGGGCCAGAATCCATCTGGAGAACCTGACGAAGATCTACCCGGGGAACCCCACTCCGGCGGTGGACAACGTCAATCTGGAGGTCAAGGCCGGCGAGATCGTGATCTTCGTGGGGCCCTCGGGCTGCGGCAAGTCCACCTGCCTGAAGATGATCAACCGGCTGATCGAGCCGACCCACGGGCGGATCCGGATCGGCGACGAGGATGTCACCGACATGGACCCGGTCAAGCTGCGCCGCAAGGTGGGCTATGCCATCCAGGCGTCCGGCCTCTTCCCGCACATGACGGTCGCCCAGAACATCGGCCTGGTCCCGAAGATGATCGGCTGGTCCAAGAGCCGGGTGCGCAACCGGGTCGAGGAGATGCTCGACCTGGTCGGCCTGGACCCGCGCGAATTCCACGGCCGCTATCCGCGCCAGCTCTCCGGCGGCCAGCAGCAGCGCGTCGGCGTGGCCCGCGCACTGGCCGCCGACCCGCCCGTCCTGCTGATGGACGAGCCGTTCGGCGCCGTCGACCCGATCACCCGCGACCACCTCCAGGACGAGCTGATCCGGCTCCAGCACGAGCTCCACAAGACCATCTGCTTCGTCACCCACGACTTCGACGAGGCCATCAAGCTCGGCGACCGCATCGCGGTGCTCCGCGAGCAGTCGCACATCGCCCAGTTCGACACCCCCGAAGCCATCCTCACCAACCCGACGGACGACTTCGTCTCCGGTTTCGTGGGCGCCGGGGCGGCACTCAAGCGGCTGAACCTGACCCGCGTACGGGACGTGGGCGTGGTCGAATTCCCCACCGCCGGCCTCGACGACCCCCTGGAGACCATCTTCGACCGGCTGCGCTCCGGCTCCCACAACGAACTGCTGCTGCTGGACCGCAACGGCCGCCCGTACAAATGGCTGCGCCGCGGCGACCTGGCCCGCGCCAGGGAATCGCTGGCCCGGGCCGGCACCCTGGTCCAGCACACGGTGTCCCGGGACGCGACGCTGCGCGACGCCCTGGAGGCGGTGCTCACCGACAGCGCGGGCCGGGCCGCGGTCACCGGGCGGCGCGGCGAGTACATCGGCGTGGTCGACATGGCGACGCTGATGAACAACGTCCACGAGCTGCTGGAGGCGGACCGCCTCGAAGCGATCGAGCACCAGCACCAGCTCCAGGAGCGGCGCGCCCGCCAGACCCAGATGGAGCAGGAGGGCCTGGCCGGGGCGGGCGGCCCCGAAGGCGGTCCGGGGGGCGTCGTATGA
- a CDS encoding ABC transporter permease, whose translation MSPGGGSDGSPRRSERHPSDHEALAFKDEVEMSQRELAAGEAPIPSARAGLRRISWQKWTFMPAFLVLALLTTWLWFRGARLDSIAHQAVDNGKVWLALRQHIQLTAISTFFVLIIAIPLGIALTRSKLRRATPVAMAFANLGQAVPALGLLVLLVIWLGIGARSAIVGMVIYAVLPVLANTIAGLRGIDPTLTEAARGIGMSPTGVLTQVELPLAVPLILAGVRTALVLNVGTATLATFGGGGGLGDLISAGIVTQRMPVLILGSVLTVALALLVEWLASLAELLLRPRGLEATA comes from the coding sequence ATGAGCCCCGGCGGCGGAAGCGACGGCAGCCCGCGCCGGAGCGAGCGGCATCCGAGCGATCACGAGGCGCTGGCCTTCAAGGACGAAGTCGAGATGTCCCAGCGGGAGCTGGCCGCCGGGGAGGCGCCCATCCCGTCCGCCCGGGCCGGCCTGCGCCGGATCAGCTGGCAGAAGTGGACCTTCATGCCGGCCTTCCTGGTGCTGGCGCTGCTCACCACCTGGCTGTGGTTCCGCGGCGCCCGGCTGGACTCCATCGCCCATCAGGCGGTGGACAACGGCAAGGTGTGGCTGGCGCTGCGCCAGCACATCCAGCTGACCGCGATCTCCACCTTCTTCGTGCTGATCATCGCGATCCCGCTGGGCATCGCCCTGACCCGGTCCAAGCTCCGCCGGGCCACCCCGGTCGCGATGGCCTTCGCCAACCTCGGGCAGGCGGTACCGGCCCTGGGTCTGCTGGTGCTGCTGGTGATCTGGCTGGGCATCGGCGCCCGCTCGGCGATCGTCGGCATGGTCATCTACGCCGTGCTGCCGGTGCTCGCCAACACCATCGCCGGGCTGCGCGGTATCGACCCGACGCTGACCGAGGCCGCCCGCGGCATCGGCATGTCCCCCACCGGTGTGCTGACCCAGGTCGAGCTCCCGCTGGCCGTACCGCTGATCCTGGCCGGGGTCCGGACCGCGCTGGTGCTGAACGTCGGCACCGCGACGCTGGCGACCTTCGGCGGTGGCGGCGGTCTCGGGGACCTGATCTCGGCGGGGATCGTCACCCAGCGGATGCCCGTCCTCATCCTCGGTTCCGTACTGACCGTGGCGCTGGCCCTGCTGGTCGAATGGCTGGCCTCGCTGGCCGAACTGCTGCTCCGCCCGCGCGGTCTGGAGGCGACGGCATGA
- a CDS encoding glycine betaine ABC transporter substrate-binding protein yields the protein MSRHPRPARRPRRRPATRFTVTLLAAVVVGGCGLVSGSAMSDNVLPGPKAGYPDRPLTGAHLTVTSKEFTEQIVLGQIMGLVFQAAGALVLDKTSIQGSIGAREAVKSGTADAAYEYTGTGWITYLGHTKPIVNPYKQWTAVRDEDRKNGIVWLPASTLNNTYALALNSANFKKLGVHNLSEVAALSHKNPGAVTMCVENEFATRNDGLPGMARAYGMNVPSANIRKMTGGVVYTETEKGTCAFGEVFTTDGRIKAMHLHVLADDKHFFPNYNVAPEINSKALKKYPAMAEVLAPVTKALNNTVAQELNRKVDVDGEDPHEVAKDWLVREGFIKEG from the coding sequence ATGAGCAGACACCCGCGCCCGGCACGCCGCCCGCGGCGCCGCCCCGCCACCCGGTTCACCGTCACCCTGCTCGCCGCCGTCGTCGTGGGCGGCTGCGGCCTGGTCAGCGGCAGTGCGATGTCCGACAACGTGCTGCCGGGCCCGAAGGCGGGCTATCCGGACCGCCCGCTCACCGGCGCGCATCTGACCGTGACCTCGAAGGAGTTCACCGAGCAGATCGTCCTCGGCCAGATCATGGGGCTGGTCTTCCAGGCGGCCGGCGCCCTGGTCCTCGACAAGACCAGCATCCAGGGGTCGATCGGCGCCCGGGAGGCCGTCAAGTCCGGCACGGCGGACGCCGCGTACGAGTACACCGGCACCGGCTGGATCACCTACCTCGGCCACACCAAGCCGATCGTCAACCCCTACAAACAGTGGACGGCGGTCCGCGACGAGGACCGGAAGAACGGCATCGTCTGGCTCCCGGCCTCGACGCTGAACAACACCTACGCGCTGGCCCTGAACTCCGCGAACTTCAAGAAGCTGGGGGTGCACAACCTCTCGGAGGTCGCGGCGCTGTCCCACAAGAATCCCGGCGCCGTGACGATGTGCGTGGAGAACGAGTTCGCCACCCGCAACGACGGGCTGCCGGGCATGGCGCGCGCCTACGGCATGAACGTGCCGTCCGCCAACATCCGCAAGATGACCGGCGGTGTCGTCTACACCGAGACGGAGAAGGGCACCTGCGCGTTCGGTGAGGTCTTCACCACCGACGGCCGGATCAAGGCGATGCATCTGCACGTCCTCGCCGATGACAAGCACTTCTTCCCCAACTACAACGTCGCCCCGGAGATCAACTCCAAGGCCCTGAAGAAGTACCCGGCGATGGCCGAGGTGCTGGCCCCGGTCACCAAGGCCCTCAACAACACCGTCGCCCAGGAGCTGAACCGCAAGGTCGACGTGGACGGCGAGGACCCGCACGAGGTCGCGAAGGACTGGCTGGTGCGGGAGGGGTTCATCAAGGAGGGGTGA
- a CDS encoding S16 family serine protease, translated as MSARTRALAVCTALVLALLVTAVLAPLPYALAYPGMTANVLGTDEGKPVITISGARTRKTSGQLRMTSIVATGPEAAVHLPDIVSGWFRTDEAVMPREAVYPVGENTEEIAEHNAQQMRESQDSATSAALGQLGKSGQDIKVKLSLADVGGPSAGLMFALGIVDKLDGDGAGHDLTGGHTIAGTGTITAGGKVGAVGGVPLKTQAARRDGATVFLVPRKECTDARAELPKGLRLIPVSTLDGAMDSLKALRTGGKVPSC; from the coding sequence GTGTCTGCACGCACCCGAGCCCTGGCGGTCTGCACCGCTCTCGTCCTCGCCCTTCTCGTCACCGCGGTCCTCGCCCCGCTGCCGTATGCGCTCGCGTATCCCGGCATGACGGCGAATGTCCTCGGTACCGACGAGGGCAAGCCGGTGATCACCATCAGCGGCGCGCGGACCCGGAAGACGAGCGGGCAGCTGCGGATGACCTCGATCGTGGCGACCGGCCCGGAGGCCGCTGTCCATCTGCCGGACATCGTCAGCGGCTGGTTCCGTACGGACGAGGCCGTGATGCCGCGGGAGGCGGTCTACCCCGTAGGGGAGAACACCGAGGAGATCGCCGAGCACAACGCGCAGCAGATGCGGGAGTCCCAGGACAGCGCCACCAGCGCCGCGCTCGGGCAGCTCGGCAAGTCCGGACAGGACATCAAGGTCAAGCTGAGCCTCGCGGACGTCGGCGGGCCGAGCGCCGGGCTGATGTTCGCCCTGGGCATCGTCGACAAGCTGGACGGCGACGGCGCGGGCCATGACCTGACCGGCGGGCACACCATCGCCGGCACCGGGACGATCACGGCCGGCGGCAAGGTCGGCGCGGTCGGCGGCGTCCCGCTGAAGACGCAGGCGGCGCGGCGGGACGGCGCCACGGTCTTCCTCGTCCCGCGCAAGGAGTGCACGGATGCGCGGGCGGAGCTGCCGAAGGGGCTGCGGCTGATCCCGGTCAGCACCCTCGACGGCGCGATGGACTCACTGAAGGCGCTGCGGACCGGGGGCAAGGTCCCCAGCTGCTGA
- a CDS encoding IclR family transcriptional regulator yields the protein MTAETSQTLDRGLRVLKLLADTDHGLTVTELSNKLGVNRTVVYRLLATLEQHALVRRDLGGRARVGLGVLRLGRQVHPLVREAALPALRSLAEDVGATAHLTLVDGTEALAVAVVEPTWTDYHVAYRAGFRHPLDRGAAGRAILKARQGRTQDAGLALTHGELEAGASGAAAPLLGVSGIEGSVGVVMLADTVSERVGPRVVDAAREVSEALR from the coding sequence GTGACCGCAGAGACCTCCCAGACACTCGACCGAGGGCTGCGTGTCCTCAAACTCCTCGCCGACACGGATCACGGGCTGACCGTCACCGAGCTGTCCAACAAGCTCGGCGTCAACCGCACGGTGGTCTACCGCCTCCTGGCCACGCTGGAGCAGCACGCCCTGGTGCGCCGCGATCTCGGCGGCCGGGCCCGGGTGGGCCTGGGCGTGCTGCGCCTGGGCCGTCAGGTGCATCCGCTGGTCAGGGAGGCCGCGCTGCCCGCGCTGCGGTCGCTCGCCGAGGACGTGGGGGCCACCGCGCATCTCACCCTTGTCGACGGCACGGAGGCGCTGGCGGTGGCCGTGGTGGAGCCGACCTGGACCGATTACCACGTGGCCTACCGGGCCGGTTTCCGTCATCCGCTGGACCGGGGGGCCGCCGGGCGGGCGATCCTCAAGGCCCGGCAGGGCCGCACCCAGGACGCCGGACTCGCCCTGACGCACGGGGAGTTGGAGGCCGGAGCGAGTGGTGCGGCGGCTCCGCTGCTCGGGGTGAGCGGCATCGAGGGGAGCGTGGGCGTGGTGATGCTCGCCGACACGGTCTCCGAGCGGGTCGGACCGCGGGTGGTCGACGCGGCCCGGGAGGTGTCCGAGGCGCTCCGCTGA
- a CDS encoding DEAD/DEAH box helicase, translated as MTTTTSATNNHHLSPAFPGRAPWGTANKLRAWQQAAMDRYIQTQPRDFLAVATPGAGKTTFALTLASWLLHHHVVQQVTVVAPTEHLKKQWAEAAARIGIKLDPEYSAGPLGREYHGVAITYAGVGVRPMLHRNRIEQRKTLVILDEIHHAGDSKSWGEACLEAFEPATRRLALTGTPFRSDTNPIPFVTYEEGNDGIRRSSADYTYGYGNALGDGVVRPVIFLSYSGNMRWRTKAGDEIAARLGEPMTKDAVSQAWRTALDPRGEWMPNVLRAADQRLSEVRKSIPDAGALVIATDQEQARAYAKLIREITGEGATLVLSDDSGASQRIDDFSHSQDRWMVAVRMVSEGVDVPRLAVGVYATTISTPLFFAQAVGRFVRSRKRGETASVFLPTVPNLLGFANEMEVERDHVLDKPKKDGEEDPYAESEKEMDEANKEQDEDTGEQEQFSFEALESEAVFDRVLYDGAEFGMQAHAGSEEEQDYLGIPGLLEPDQVQMLLQKRQARQIAHSKKRPDEEADLLELPAERRPVVTHKELLELRKQLNTLVGAYVHQSGKPHGVIHTELRRVCGGPPSAEATAGQLGERIKKVREWATRMR; from the coding sequence GTGACTACCACCACCAGCGCCACCAATAACCATCACCTGTCCCCGGCCTTTCCGGGGCGGGCCCCTTGGGGTACCGCGAACAAGCTGCGTGCCTGGCAGCAGGCCGCCATGGACCGCTACATCCAGACGCAGCCGAGAGACTTTCTCGCCGTCGCGACGCCGGGCGCCGGCAAGACGACCTTCGCGCTCACGCTTGCCTCGTGGCTGCTGCATCATCACGTCGTGCAGCAGGTGACGGTCGTCGCACCGACCGAGCATCTGAAGAAGCAGTGGGCGGAGGCGGCGGCCCGGATAGGCATCAAGCTCGATCCGGAGTACAGCGCGGGGCCGCTGGGCCGCGAGTACCACGGTGTGGCGATCACCTATGCCGGTGTGGGCGTCCGGCCGATGCTGCACCGCAACCGGATCGAGCAGCGCAAGACGCTGGTGATTCTCGACGAGATCCATCACGCCGGTGACTCGAAGTCGTGGGGCGAGGCGTGTCTGGAGGCCTTCGAGCCGGCGACCCGGCGGCTGGCGCTGACCGGTACGCCGTTCCGGTCCGACACCAACCCGATTCCGTTCGTGACGTACGAGGAGGGGAACGACGGCATCCGGCGTTCCTCGGCCGACTACACCTACGGTTATGGCAACGCGCTGGGCGACGGCGTGGTCCGGCCGGTCATCTTCCTCTCCTACAGCGGCAATATGCGCTGGCGGACGAAGGCGGGCGACGAGATCGCGGCCCGGCTGGGCGAGCCGATGACCAAGGACGCGGTCTCGCAGGCGTGGCGTACGGCGCTGGATCCGCGTGGTGAGTGGATGCCCAATGTGCTGCGCGCCGCCGATCAGCGGCTGAGCGAGGTCCGCAAGTCGATCCCGGATGCCGGGGCGCTGGTGATCGCCACCGACCAGGAGCAGGCGCGGGCGTACGCGAAGCTGATCCGGGAGATCACCGGGGAGGGCGCCACCCTGGTGCTGTCCGACGACTCCGGGGCCTCGCAGCGCATCGATGACTTCTCGCACTCCCAGGACCGCTGGATGGTCGCGGTCCGGATGGTGTCCGAGGGCGTCGACGTGCCGCGGCTGGCGGTCGGGGTGTATGCCACCACGATCTCGACGCCGCTGTTCTTCGCGCAGGCCGTGGGGCGTTTCGTGCGCTCCCGTAAGCGTGGTGAGACCGCGTCCGTCTTCCTGCCCACCGTCCCGAACCTGCTCGGCTTCGCCAACGAGATGGAGGTCGAGCGCGATCATGTGCTCGACAAGCCGAAGAAGGACGGGGAGGAAGACCCCTACGCCGAGTCCGAGAAGGAGATGGACGAGGCGAACAAGGAGCAGGACGAGGACACCGGCGAGCAGGAGCAGTTCTCGTTCGAGGCGCTGGAGTCGGAGGCGGTCTTCGACCGGGTGCTCTACGACGGTGCCGAGTTCGGTATGCAGGCGCACGCGGGCAGCGAGGAGGAGCAGGACTACCTCGGCATCCCCGGGCTGCTGGAGCCCGACCAGGTGCAGATGCTGTTGCAGAAGCGGCAGGCGCGGCAGATCGCGCACAGCAAGAAGCGGCCGGATGAGGAAGCCGACTTGCTGGAGCTGCCGGCCGAGCGGCGGCCGGTGGTCACGCACAAGGAGCTGCTGGAGCTCCGGAAGCAGCTGAACACGCTGGTCGGCGCGTATGTGCACCAGAGCGGGAAGCCGCACGGGGTGATCCACACCGAGCTGCGGCGGGTGTGCGGCGGACCGCCGAGCGCGGAGGCCACCGCCGGGCAGCTCGGTGAGCGGATCAAGAAGGTCCGGGAGTGGGCGACGCGGATGCGGTGA